The proteins below are encoded in one region of Methanoculleus taiwanensis:
- a CDS encoding mechanosensitive ion channel family protein — translation MKYIVIIVVFSLAHIILLDYFDISSSALTAAIASFGLGALVVGLAAENIINDIFSGIVISIDRPVWVGDRIEIQELETRGDVVEVGWRSTRILTRDKRMVAVPNSLIGSNLVTNYSVPDKVFRVETDAVIAYGADIEYVRGLILEAIEEQDWVMKDRRTRALTDIT, via the coding sequence GTGAAATACATCGTCATCATCGTCGTTTTTTCACTGGCGCACATCATCCTCCTCGATTACTTCGATATCAGCAGCTCGGCTCTGACCGCCGCCATCGCTTCCTTCGGCCTGGGCGCCCTGGTGGTGGGACTCGCCGCAGAGAACATCATCAACGACATCTTCAGCGGGATCGTGATCAGCATCGACCGCCCCGTCTGGGTCGGCGACCGCATCGAGATCCAGGAGCTGGAGACGCGGGGAGATGTGGTGGAGGTCGGCTGGCGGTCCACCCGCATTCTCACGAGAGACAAGCGGATGGTCGCCGTCCCCAACTCGCTCATCGGTTCGAATCTCGTAACGAACTACTCGGTGCCGGACAAGGTCTTCAGGGTCGAGACCGATGCGGTGATAGCATATGGGGCAGACATCGAATACGTCAGAGGCCTGATACTGGAGGCGATAGAGGAGCAGGACTGGGTGATGAAGGACAGACGGACACGGGCACTGACTGATATAACCTGA
- a CDS encoding TMEM175 family protein, with product MAAPDESTKRSDPGHPPHILPTDRLNAFADGVFAIVITLLVLELPVPEVADGLLWALLEQWPDFLAYIISFVFIGGFWITHAAITRLTEQEDQVTFRLTLITLFFISLIPFSTSLMATHLTGSGSRLSVLLYGLNLLIASIMLSGIMRYLARRRELLVDDLAEEDVDDMERKRRSGIIFNAIGVLLALLFPPLAVAAYIGVAFFFFLQPLLYKRIIRRSLKT from the coding sequence ATGGCTGCCCCTGATGAGAGCACGAAGAGATCCGACCCCGGCCACCCGCCCCACATTCTCCCCACGGACAGGCTGAACGCGTTCGCCGACGGCGTCTTCGCCATCGTCATCACCCTGCTCGTCCTCGAACTCCCGGTGCCGGAGGTTGCCGACGGCCTGCTATGGGCGCTTCTGGAACAATGGCCCGATTTCCTCGCTTATATTATCAGTTTCGTGTTCATCGGCGGGTTCTGGATAACGCATGCAGCCATCACCCGGCTCACCGAGCAGGAAGACCAGGTCACCTTCCGGCTGACGCTGATTACACTCTTCTTCATCTCCCTGATCCCGTTCTCCACGAGCCTGATGGCCACCCACCTCACCGGCTCGGGTTCCCGGCTGTCGGTGCTCCTCTACGGGCTGAATTTGCTCATCGCCTCGATCATGCTGAGCGGGATCATGCGTTACCTTGCCCGGCGCCGCGAACTGCTCGTGGACGACCTTGCGGAAGAAGATGTTGATGATATGGAACGAAAGCGGCGATCGGGCATCATCTTCAACGCTATCGGGGTGCTGCTCGCCCTCCTCTTCCCCCCACTGGCGGTCGCCGCGTACATCGGGGTGGCGTTCTTCTTCTTCCTCCAGCCCCTGCTCTATAAAAGGATTATACGGCGTTCTTTGAAAACCTGA
- a CDS encoding DUF1269 domain-containing protein, giving the protein MAEVMYGPMQLLVIGFPNPDFHGQIRRALGSVMEEGIIRLIDLRFVYKDADGNASAMEATQLDDEERERFGAAVGALIGLGAGGAEGARKGAETGAMAAAQQTFGMTEEDVQRITDAIPNDSAAAVFLIEHLWAKDLKQALRDANGYLIAQGMVTPEALVMIGDALREAAEGAEEEKKPMAAPAR; this is encoded by the coding sequence ATGGCTGAAGTTATGTATGGACCGATGCAGCTCCTGGTCATCGGATTTCCGAACCCGGACTTCCACGGTCAGATTCGCCGTGCGCTCGGGTCGGTCATGGAGGAGGGCATTATCAGGCTGATCGACCTCCGGTTCGTGTACAAAGACGCAGACGGCAACGCCAGTGCCATGGAGGCTACCCAGCTCGACGATGAGGAGCGGGAGCGCTTCGGCGCCGCCGTCGGCGCACTCATCGGCCTCGGGGCCGGCGGAGCGGAAGGAGCACGGAAAGGCGCCGAAACCGGCGCCATGGCGGCCGCCCAGCAGACCTTTGGGATGACCGAGGAGGACGTTCAGAGGATCACCGACGCCATCCCGAACGACAGCGCCGCCGCCGTCTTCCTCATCGAGCACCTCTGGGCGAAAGACCTCAAGCAGGCACTCCGCGATGCCAACGGATACCTCATCGCCCAGGGCATGGTCACGCCGGAAGCCCTTGTCATGATAGGAGATGCACTGCGAGAAGCAGCTGAAGGTGCAGAGGAGGAGAAAAAACCAATGGCGGCACCGGCACGCTGA
- a CDS encoding DUF1269 domain-containing protein: MGKTETGSSEVYDILALVFDGQKTAGNILNEAKNAGLLEGFDIIAQAVVEQDEQGKVHFHEPGRGGLGAAAGAVAGGLLSLIGGPAGFLAWVVGGAVVGGVAGKYLGRPIKKGDLEDIGNALTPDSSAVLLLLEDTYTEDVVNSMSGYNPNVVTLTLGDEMSGEIASYTAKVAAPPAT, encoded by the coding sequence ATGGGTAAAACAGAAACAGGTTCTTCGGAAGTTTATGACATTCTGGCGCTCGTCTTTGACGGCCAGAAGACGGCAGGAAACATCCTGAACGAAGCCAAAAACGCCGGCCTGCTGGAAGGCTTTGATATCATTGCCCAGGCCGTGGTCGAGCAGGACGAACAGGGCAAAGTGCATTTTCACGAACCGGGCAGGGGTGGCCTCGGGGCGGCAGCTGGCGCGGTTGCCGGCGGGCTCCTGAGCCTCATCGGCGGTCCCGCCGGGTTTCTGGCTTGGGTAGTCGGCGGTGCTGTGGTCGGCGGCGTCGCCGGCAAATACCTCGGTCGCCCCATCAAGAAAGGCGATCTGGAAGATATCGGTAATGCCCTGACACCCGACAGCTCGGCTGTTCTGCTGTTGCTCGAAGACACCTACACCGAGGATGTCGTCAACAGCATGAGCGGCTACAATCCCAATGTGGTGACGCTCACGCTGGGCGACGAGATGTCGGGTGAGATCGCGTCCTATACAGCCAAGGTTGCCGCACCACCCGCTACATGA
- a CDS encoding SHOCT domain-containing protein has product MGARRTARRTARRTSRRVMRRTIRRTVLVGGMVALAVGGTAAVIKLSQRDVDRIEQHTGKKAENLSEQELNTAMDDLGIEEQEITDQDMTTIEAGMVKEQAPQPSRAPPAAPPPGAVPAEPSYIGELEKLAGLRDKGIITEEEFQAKKKQLLGL; this is encoded by the coding sequence ATGGGAGCCCGGAGGACCGCACGGAGAACCGCCCGCCGTACATCACGCCGCGTCATGCGCCGTACCATACGGCGGACCGTCCTCGTAGGCGGGATGGTCGCGCTCGCTGTCGGCGGAACCGCCGCCGTCATCAAACTCTCACAGAGGGATGTCGACCGCATCGAGCAGCATACGGGAAAAAAGGCCGAAAACCTCTCCGAGCAGGAGCTGAACACGGCGATGGACGACCTCGGCATCGAGGAGCAGGAGATAACCGATCAGGACATGACCACAATCGAAGCCGGTATGGTAAAAGAACAGGCTCCGCAGCCTTCCAGAGCGCCCCCGGCAGCCCCTCCGCCCGGGGCTGTGCCTGCCGAACCGTCTTACATCGGCGAACTGGAGAAGCTTGCCGGGCTTCGGGATAAAGGGATCATCACCGAGGAGGAGTTCCAGGCCAAGAAGAAGCAGCTCCTGGGATTGTAG
- a CDS encoding AI-2E family transporter, whose product MPAPSRLASLTRVVIISAVVVTGMYLGAAIVSPVLAGFILAIVVTPTVHRLEERGLPGLAAVLAMVGAIACVALLLVALLSLSLIELDSALPAYQDLLQAQLETLQARLADIGIMASLQLPDAASGPLLIPSLGEILAGLSILVVDFLVILIVAVFMLLEVASIRGKLQKSLGADVEAELGRAANNLVEYAVLRTKSGIATGIVIATLLLLLGIDAPVLWAVLIVVLGYIPYFGLPIAAAPPIGLAWLQHGLPGALAVAVGIFVVDLLARRVLLPYPAERALRISPLAIVLSVLAWTLVLGVPGLFLGAPLALLIKAVLSSSEETRWLAILMEPSDTDTES is encoded by the coding sequence ATGCCCGCCCCGTCCCGCCTTGCATCACTCACCCGGGTTGTCATCATCAGTGCCGTCGTCGTCACCGGCATGTACCTCGGCGCCGCGATTGTGAGCCCGGTGCTCGCCGGGTTCATCCTGGCGATCGTCGTCACACCGACCGTGCACCGCCTGGAAGAGCGCGGGTTGCCCGGGTTGGCAGCGGTGCTGGCGATGGTCGGCGCGATCGCATGCGTTGCCCTGCTGCTCGTCGCACTCCTGAGCCTGTCGCTGATCGAACTCGACAGCGCCCTGCCCGCCTACCAGGACCTCCTACAGGCACAGCTGGAAACACTGCAGGCACGGCTTGCGGACATCGGGATCATGGCCTCTCTCCAGCTGCCCGATGCAGCTTCAGGGCCTCTGCTCATCCCCTCGCTCGGGGAGATCCTCGCCGGACTCTCCATTCTGGTCGTCGATTTTCTGGTCATCCTGATCGTGGCCGTCTTCATGCTCCTCGAGGTGGCCTCCATCCGGGGAAAACTCCAGAAAAGTCTGGGGGCGGATGTTGAGGCGGAACTCGGCCGAGCCGCGAACAATCTGGTCGAATACGCAGTTCTTCGCACCAAAAGCGGCATTGCAACCGGTATCGTTATCGCGACTCTCCTGCTGCTCCTCGGGATCGACGCCCCGGTGCTCTGGGCGGTCCTCATCGTCGTGCTCGGCTACATCCCCTACTTCGGGCTGCCCATAGCAGCCGCACCCCCTATCGGGCTTGCCTGGCTCCAGCACGGCCTCCCTGGGGCGCTCGCCGTCGCGGTCGGCATCTTCGTCGTCGATCTTCTTGCCCGCCGCGTGCTCCTGCCGTACCCTGCCGAGCGGGCGCTCCGAATCTCCCCACTGGCGATCGTCCTCTCGGTCCTCGCCTGGACGCTGGTGCTCGGTGTCCCGGGACTGTTTCTGGGTGCTCCCCTGGCGCTGCTCATAAAGGCTGTGCTGTCGAGTTCGGAAGAGACACGGTGGCTGGCGATACTGATGGAGCCGTCCGATACAGATACAGAATCATAA